CTGGGCACAAGGGAACCAGCACCTGCGAGCAATGACACACTGAGGGCAGGAGAGCAGGGCTGTTGTAGGAGCCTAAGGAGACTTCTCCAGACTCAGTGACCTGCCACTGGTCCCACCATGAAGGACAGGCATGGACTCCAGTTACCCCCAACCACAGGGACATCACTTTCagatccaaaataagtaaatatgcctGTAACTTTAATTTTGTTCACTTTTCCTTTTTGCAATGCTAGGGTCTCATACATGTAATTGCACAACACTCCAAAACCAACTTTTTCACTCCTTTCACTTTAGACATACACAGAAAGCGAGAGAGCTATCACAGTACCGATTTAATTATCTGTTAAGTTTCCCCAGGTGCTGTGGTGTTCCCCAAtggaggcagggcttgaacctggggtttccCAAGTGGTTGGGTGAGTGCTCTGCTGGCTACCGCCTGGGCCCTAAATCTCTCACATTTTCAGCAGGAGAGAAGGGGGACTGCTACATTAAGCACATCATTATGAAGACTGAACCACCTGAGCCTCGGAAGTTCtactttttctgccaccagggttattgctagggttcagtgccagcactatgaattcacagtTCACAAaggctattttttcatttttttcttctattttatttgattggacagaaagaaattgagagcagagggggatatacagagagaatgaagtcatccgcagacctgcttcaccatttgtgaagggccCCCTAttcaggtggtggtgggggggctgACACAGGTCCCTGAACATAACTATACTTAACCGGTgagccactccccaccccacataCAGTAGTTTTTCAGTTACCATAAATATCAGGGTGCATGACAGGTAGGTTAAGTTTATGGACCAAAGATGCAACTAACTCGAAGATGCAGATTcccatttaaaaaagagaatattattatttccaaaaaacaagtaaaaaaagggggggctgatGAATGCTCCTACTACTACTATTGTCTTTTGGGTGGGAGATATACTTGTGTAAGATTTCAAATCTTGGGAATAGGGcagttgcgcagcaggttaagcgcacgtggtgcaaagtgcaaggaccggtataaagatcccagttcgagcccccagctccccacctgcaggggagtcgcttcacaaacagtgaagcaggtctgcaggtgtctatctttctctccctctctgtcttcccctcctctctccatttctctctgtcctatctaacaacgacatcataacaactataataactacaacaattaaaaaacatgggcaacaaaaggggaaattaaaaaaaaacaaaaatatttcaaatCTTTTGAAGACCAGCAGCCCacgaggtggtgcagtagactaagtgctggactcttaagcatgaggtctagagttTGATCGCCAGCATCgaatgtgccagtgatgctctggttctctctctcataagtaagatTTATTATAGGACAAAGGGTGAGCATAGGAAAAGCCACAGCCTAAATTCTATgtcacacacacagagcaatAAGGCAGCAACACTGGGACCTCTAAGTGTCTATTAGGTCTCACAAAAGGGATGGACGCTTGAAGACCAGCAGAGTAGTGTCTGGCTAGGGAGGGGGGACTGGCAAAGGAGGTGGAAAGTGGGTCTGGAGGCAGGCTAGGTGGCTACGGAGAAAGCAGAGTAGTGAAGGATAGGGAAAGGATAGTGAAGGATAGGGAAAGGAATATTCACCACCCCGTTTCCTTTGGCTGGGAAGAAAGTCAAGCACCACCATTTGCAGGGGGAGGTTGAAGTCCCCAAGGGCCAGGGTAGGGACCCAGAAATCCAGGTCAAATGTGGGAGGTGAGTGGACACAGGAAAGGAATATCCACGTGAGAAAGAGAACTGGGTGAGCTTCATCGCTCAGGCCACAAGGCTGGAGACTGGAGGGAGCGCTGGCAGTGGAGACAAGTGGAGATGAGGCAGAGGGTGCCCTTAGTCAGACAGGAGGAAGATGAAGGGGCAGGGCAGAGAAGCCAGGCAGCCTGGGAAGGGGAGTTCGAAGTatgaaggatctggggtctggggcaggaagctgctgggagctgggtgcATGCCTAGGAAGAGGCCTGGGAGGCAACTCTCAGGCTGTGGCAGCCCAGCCAGCACAAGGGAGACAGATGCTCGTTAGGTCTGGCCTGGAGGAAGGGGCCAGGCAAGGCACCAGCTAAGGGCTCCGGGGACAGTGGAGGGACATGCTCTCGGCTCAGAGTCTTGGCTGGGCTCTCTGAGGAGCCGGGAACCAGGGTCTGAGGCTCCCTGCGGCCGAGGTTAGTTCCCTGGGCGCCACCACGGAAGGGTCCCGAGTCAGGAGCTCCCTGGCTGGAGTCTGGGAGTGTCCAGCGTCTGCCCAGCACGGGCTGGGGCAGCCGGGCAGGTCCGGGGTGCAGCGGCGGCGGCTTGGGCCTGGTCTGCGGCGGCGGCTCGAGAGCCGGGGCGGCCGGCAGCGCCGCGAGGAGGCCGGGGCGGGCGGGCCGGCGCTCACCTGCAACACCACCTCCACGTCGTATGAGTTCCCCTTGCTCTTCTGGTGGCCGCGGAACTTGGAGCCGCTGTAGAGCAGGCTGGTGGCCACGCCGGGCTGCTGGGTGTTGATGGGCGGCGGCGGGATGAGCGAGGCCGCCGAAGCGGCCGCCGCACCGGCTGGCTGGGGACACTCGGTGCGGACCGGCATCGCGGGGTCCCCGGGAGCCAGggcgggggggaaggggagaggaaccGCCGCCGCCGCGCGGGAGCCGACTAGGGCGGCGAGGGCGGGGCCGGGGCGCGCGGGACTGAGCCGGGAAGGGGGGGCGCCCGCCGGCCGCCTGCGGGCTGGGCGCTGCGGCCGCCACCTGGACCCCAAGACCTGCGAGCAGGGCCTCCCCGTCCTGAGCGGAGTACCCCTCCCCACTAGCCCTCGCACACACATCACTCCTTCCGATTGGCTCGGGCGTGCCGGGGGGTGGGCACAGGTTCACGCGGCGCTGCTACCCATTGGTGGGCGGGGAAAACACGTGGCGGGGTAACCGCAGCGCCCGCTGGGACTTGTAGTTTTATTCCAGTGGCGCGGAGCCCAGGGGGCGGGGCGAGGCGCGTTTGTGATGCTGATTGACTGGGGGTGTGCGCCGTAGGCACGCGGGAGCGACGGCGAGCTGCTGGTGTCACGCGGAAGATGGCGACGTCCTGGGCCGGCTGAGGCTCCATGGAGAGCGTGAGAGGGTGCTGTGCAACCCGGGTGTGTGGCGCTGGGGTCGCTTCGCTAGGTGTTTTCTGTCCTGGATTTCGTGCAGGTCGTCCTCCCCGGCTCTCGGGTGCGATGTGGAGAAGGTGCCTCAGGCTGCAGGACTCGGGTCGCCGCCTTCGGGACCAGGCCATGGGTGGTCTCACCGCCCGCATGGGACCGGGACCGGGACCCACTACTCAGCCCCTAGCCCGGGCCTACGCCCCGCTGACAGGTGAGGGAGGCCAGCCATGTTCGGTTTAGGCTAGTGGCTGAGCTGGGCTAAGGTGGGCTGAGGGGTTCTGTTTTGGAGcgcggggaaactgaggcaggactGGGCTTTTGAGCTTCCATAGGTTAATCAGGTCAGCTACTAAGCCTAAAAGAAAAACTCACACAAGGGCGAGGACCGCCTGAGGGCAGACTGTGTGTCATCCAGAGAGACCAATTGACATTTGACATCTGAGGAAAAATAATTCAACGCTTTATATAAAGGCTTTGTTCTCTTTAAAGAGGAAAACGGAAATTGGGCCACTGGGTCGGGGCTACACCAAGGCCACAACACAGACTGAGAAGTGTGTGGAGGGCAAAGCTCAAACTTTATACTGGTTTCCATGTCCTCAGCACAGAAGGGCCCTACAAGCCTGGCTTGAGCTTTCCATCCCGACCCTCCACAACCTCTGACATCTTTGCAGAAGGTGAGCACCTTGTGCCTTGTTCCTCCACTTCGGACTCTGATGAGGCTTGGAAGGTGGTGTCTCTTTTAGTGCTTCTGGGAAGAGGTTTAAGGTAAAGTGGGAATATCCCCCTTAAATGAGAGAAGAGTAATAGTAATCTCACGCACCCCACCTTCATGGATGTTCTCCGTCTAGTGTAGAAGGGAAGTATATGGAATCACCTAGAGGTAAACTATGAAGAACCAATTGGCAGTGGAGCAGGAGGGATACCTGGGATATTGTAGTTTATCATAGGAAACAGATTTGGTCTTTGTTCAGTTCTTGGCTCACAGATAAGGGAGAATATTTTGCTATAATATTTAATCTTTTGTCTTCTAATTGCTGCAGAGCCATAAAGGTataggttgttttttgtttgttttctattcaGAGCCAGCCTCTTTCAACCACACTTGAGTTATTACTCTGCAAAAGCAAGGATGAGGACTGGTTGCCAGGGGGAACCAGCTGTATAAGTTGAGATTTGGAACTTT
Above is a window of Erinaceus europaeus chromosome 12, mEriEur2.1, whole genome shotgun sequence DNA encoding:
- the GID4 gene encoding glucose-induced degradation protein 4 homolog isoform X2; translation: MCVRGLVGRGTPLRTGRPCSQVLGSRWRPQRPARRRPAGAPPSRLSPARPGPALAALVGSRAAAAVPLPFPPALAPGDPAMPVRTECPQPAGAAAASAASLIPPPPINTQQPGVATSLLYSGSKFRGHQKSKGNSYDVEVVLQHVDTGNSYLCGYLKIKGLTEEYPTLTTFFEGEIISKKHPFLTRKWDADEDVDRKHWGKFLAFYQYAKSFNSDDFDYEELKNGDYVFMRWKVSVAQLNACS